Proteins encoded by one window of Burkholderia plantarii:
- a CDS encoding cobyric acid synthase — protein sequence MTAPDRPPAGLPMPRGTLMIQGTTSDAGKSTLVAGLCRLARRAGSRVAPFKPQNMALNSAVTADGGEIGRAQALQAIAAGIDAHTDLNPVLLKPTSDRGSQVIIHGHAHANLDARAYHAFKPVAFEAVLASYARLRAGYDAVIVEGAGSPAEINLREGDIANMGFAEHVDCPVVLVADIDRGGVFAHLLGTLACLSDSERARVRGFVINRFRGDPALLEPGLDWLEARTGKPVLGVVPYLHGLALDAEDMLPSLAHTRATDREASVLRVVVPAVPRISNHTDYDALRAHPRVDFSYWKSGPIPAADLVILPGSKNVQRDLEWLRAHGWETALKRHLRYGGKVLGICGGMQMLGRTLDDPHGLEGPAACMAGFGLLDFDTTLMPDKTLVNVSGRLGWGAGAAVAGYEIHMGQTRGPALEAPALLLDGPHGTRPDGARSADGQILATYVHGVFERPDACAALLEWAGLDAAEAVDWAALREASIERLADTLGAHLDLERTFGAFA from the coding sequence ATGACCGCTCCCGATCGCCCGCCCGCCGGTTTGCCCATGCCACGCGGCACGCTGATGATCCAGGGCACCACCTCCGACGCCGGCAAGAGCACGCTGGTGGCCGGCCTGTGCCGGCTCGCGCGCCGCGCGGGCTCCCGCGTCGCGCCGTTCAAGCCGCAGAACATGGCGCTCAACAGCGCGGTCACGGCGGACGGCGGCGAGATCGGCCGCGCCCAGGCGCTGCAGGCGATCGCGGCCGGCATCGACGCCCATACCGACCTGAACCCGGTGCTGCTCAAGCCGACCAGCGACCGCGGCTCGCAGGTGATCATCCACGGCCACGCGCATGCCAACCTCGACGCGCGTGCCTATCATGCCTTCAAGCCGGTCGCGTTCGAGGCGGTGCTGGCGTCCTACGCGCGGCTGCGTGCCGGCTACGACGCGGTGATCGTCGAGGGCGCGGGCAGCCCGGCCGAGATCAACCTGCGCGAGGGCGACATCGCCAACATGGGATTCGCCGAGCACGTCGATTGCCCGGTGGTGTTGGTGGCCGACATCGATCGTGGCGGCGTGTTCGCGCATCTGCTTGGCACGCTCGCCTGCCTGTCCGACAGCGAGCGCGCGCGCGTGCGCGGCTTCGTGATCAACCGATTTCGCGGTGATCCCGCGCTGCTCGAGCCCGGCCTCGACTGGCTCGAGGCGCGCACCGGCAAGCCCGTGCTCGGCGTGGTGCCGTACCTGCACGGCCTCGCGCTCGACGCCGAGGACATGCTGCCGAGCCTCGCCCACACGCGCGCCACCGACCGCGAGGCGAGCGTGCTGCGGGTGGTCGTGCCGGCCGTGCCGCGCATCAGCAACCACACCGACTACGACGCGCTGCGCGCGCATCCGCGCGTCGATTTCTCGTACTGGAAGAGCGGCCCGATCCCGGCCGCCGATCTGGTGATCCTGCCGGGCTCGAAGAACGTGCAGCGCGATCTCGAATGGCTGCGCGCGCATGGCTGGGAAACGGCGCTCAAGCGCCACCTGCGCTATGGCGGCAAGGTGCTCGGGATCTGCGGCGGGATGCAGATGCTGGGCCGCACGCTCGACGATCCGCATGGCCTGGAGGGGCCGGCCGCGTGCATGGCCGGCTTCGGGCTGCTCGATTTCGACACGACGCTGATGCCGGACAAGACGCTCGTCAACGTGAGCGGGCGGCTCGGCTGGGGAGCGGGCGCGGCCGTGGCCGGCTACGAGATCCACATGGGGCAGACGCGCGGCCCGGCGCTCGAGGCGCCCGCGCTGCTGCTCGACGGGCCGCACGGCACGCGCCCCGACGGCGCGCGTTCGGCCGACGGGCAGATCCTCGCGACCTACGTACACGGCGTGTTCGAGCGGCCCGACGCCTGCGCGGCGCTGCTCGAATGGGCGGGGCTCGACGCGGCCGAAGCGGTGGACTGGGCCGCGCTGCGCGAGGCGTCGATCGAGCGGCTCGCCGACACGCTCGGCGCCCATCTCGACCTCGAACGAACCTTCGGCGCATTCGCCTGA
- the cobU gene encoding bifunctional adenosylcobinamide kinase/adenosylcobinamide-phosphate guanylyltransferase, with protein MTSHDLTFVLGGARSGKSAFAERLAADSGRAVTYVATAARVGDAEFDARIAHHRARRPASWALVEAPEALAEALAALDDPRACVLVDCLTLWLANLLCPPDGTSVCDAALEARVGALEAALAASRARVIVVSNEIGLGVVPLGAATRRYVDELGRLNQRIAALATRVTLVVAGLPVAVKGAGETAAAMPEQAGPRC; from the coding sequence ATGACTTCGCACGACCTCACCTTCGTCCTCGGCGGCGCGCGCTCGGGCAAGAGCGCGTTCGCCGAACGGCTCGCGGCCGACAGCGGCCGCGCCGTCACCTATGTCGCGACCGCCGCGCGGGTCGGCGACGCGGAATTCGACGCGCGCATCGCCCACCATCGCGCGCGCCGGCCCGCGTCGTGGGCGCTCGTCGAGGCGCCCGAGGCGCTCGCCGAGGCGCTCGCCGCGCTCGACGATCCGCGCGCCTGCGTGCTGGTCGACTGCCTGACGCTGTGGCTCGCGAACCTGCTCTGCCCGCCCGACGGCACGAGCGTCTGCGACGCGGCGCTCGAAGCGCGCGTCGGCGCGCTCGAAGCAGCGCTCGCCGCTTCGCGCGCGCGCGTGATCGTGGTCAGCAACGAAATCGGGCTCGGCGTGGTGCCGCTCGGCGCCGCAACGCGCCGCTACGTCGACGAACTCGGCCGGCTCAACCAGCGCATCGCCGCGCTGGCCACGCGCGTGACGCTGGTCGTGGCCGGCCTGCCGGTCGCCGTCAAGGGCGCGGGCGAGACGGCTGCGGCCATGCCCGAGCAGGCGGGCCCGCGATGCTGA
- the cbiB gene encoding adenosylcobinamide-phosphate synthase CbiB, whose translation MLMLSLPAVAILAVAAFLVDWRLGEPRRAHPLVGFGKLAARIEARLNTGARGRLVGVTAWCLAVVPPVALAAFCIAVLPWPFAIALHVALLWFALGARSLAEHIAPIGAALTRGDLADARVLTARIVSRDTRDADASALSRAAVESALENGNDAIFGALFWFAVAGGPGALMFRLANTLDAMWGYRTPRLLRFGWAAARIDDALNWAPARLTAASYALLGDTASAWRCWRTQARHWDSPNAGPVMAAGAGSLNVVLGGPAVYHGEVEPRPTLGAGRPAAPEHVRAALSLVARTSILWLALLLACGALAVATHHG comes from the coding sequence ATGCTGATGCTGTCGCTGCCCGCCGTCGCGATCCTCGCCGTCGCCGCGTTCCTCGTCGACTGGCGGCTCGGAGAGCCGCGCCGCGCCCATCCGCTGGTCGGGTTCGGCAAGCTCGCCGCGCGGATCGAGGCACGCCTGAACACCGGCGCGCGCGGCCGGCTGGTGGGCGTGACCGCCTGGTGCCTGGCCGTCGTGCCGCCCGTTGCGCTGGCGGCGTTCTGCATCGCCGTGCTGCCCTGGCCGTTCGCGATCGCGCTGCACGTCGCGCTGCTCTGGTTCGCGCTCGGCGCGCGCAGCCTGGCCGAACACATCGCGCCGATCGGCGCGGCGCTCACGCGCGGCGACCTCGCCGACGCACGCGTGCTGACCGCGCGGATCGTCTCGCGCGACACGCGCGACGCCGATGCGTCGGCGCTGTCGCGCGCGGCCGTCGAATCGGCGCTCGAGAACGGCAACGACGCGATCTTCGGCGCGCTGTTCTGGTTCGCCGTGGCGGGCGGCCCCGGCGCGCTGATGTTCCGGCTCGCCAACACGCTCGACGCGATGTGGGGCTACCGCACGCCGCGCCTGCTGCGCTTCGGCTGGGCCGCCGCGCGCATCGATGACGCGCTGAACTGGGCGCCGGCACGGCTCACCGCCGCCAGCTACGCGTTGCTCGGCGACACCGCCAGCGCGTGGCGCTGCTGGCGCACCCAGGCGCGCCACTGGGACAGTCCGAACGCCGGGCCGGTGATGGCCGCCGGCGCGGGCAGCCTCAACGTCGTGCTCGGCGGCCCGGCCGTCTATCACGGCGAAGTCGAGCCGCGGCCGACGCTCGGCGCCGGCCGCCCCGCCGCGCCCGAACACGTGCGCGCCGCGCTGTCGCTGGTCGCGCGCACCTCGATTCTGTGGCTCGCGCTGCTGCTCGCGTGCGGGGCGCTCGCGGTGGCGACGCATCATGGTTGA
- the cobD gene encoding threonine-phosphate decarboxylase CobD, with translation MTESVFTPPAITHGGNPHDAARRYGIPAEQWLDLSTGINPLGYPVPPVPADAWRRLPGDDAPLAALAARHYGAPDATHVLPVAGSQAAIRALPALLAQGTAGVAPLAYSEYAPAFVRHGHAIERFEIGTAVLPATLRHVIVGNPNNPTAEHVDRARLLDWHAQLAARGGTLIVDEAFVDAGGAATTLAAEVGRPGLVVLRSIGKFFGLAGVRAGFVLAEPALLARLRAELGAWTVGGPAQHAASAALADAEWQRATRVRLAHDGARLAALLGALGMTARATPLFCWTDDARAHSLHESLARQGIWTRFFAQAPSVRIGLPGTKAEWQRLADALAGFAAGSAESSASSASANWAERLESSEPAGGRPAR, from the coding sequence ATGACCGAATCCGTCTTCACGCCGCCCGCGATCACGCACGGCGGCAATCCGCACGACGCGGCGCGCCGCTACGGCATTCCGGCCGAACAATGGCTCGATCTGTCGACCGGCATCAACCCGCTCGGCTATCCGGTGCCGCCGGTGCCGGCCGACGCGTGGCGCCGGCTGCCCGGCGACGACGCCCCGCTCGCCGCGCTGGCCGCCCGCCATTACGGCGCGCCCGATGCCACGCACGTGTTGCCCGTGGCCGGCAGCCAGGCGGCGATCCGCGCGCTGCCGGCGCTGCTCGCGCAAGGCACGGCCGGCGTCGCGCCGCTCGCCTACAGCGAATACGCGCCGGCCTTCGTGCGGCACGGCCATGCGATCGAACGCTTCGAGATCGGCACGGCGGTGCTGCCCGCCACGCTGCGCCACGTCATCGTCGGCAATCCGAACAATCCGACCGCCGAGCACGTCGATCGCGCGCGATTGCTCGACTGGCACGCGCAACTGGCCGCGCGCGGCGGCACGCTGATCGTCGACGAGGCGTTCGTCGATGCCGGCGGGGCGGCCACGACGCTCGCCGCCGAGGTCGGCCGCCCGGGCCTCGTCGTGCTGCGCTCGATCGGCAAGTTCTTCGGGCTGGCGGGCGTGCGCGCCGGTTTCGTGCTGGCCGAACCGGCGCTGCTCGCGCGGCTGCGCGCCGAACTCGGCGCATGGACCGTCGGCGGTCCCGCGCAGCACGCGGCGAGCGCCGCGCTGGCCGATGCCGAATGGCAGCGCGCCACGCGGGTGCGGCTCGCCCACGACGGCGCGCGGCTCGCCGCGCTGCTCGGCGCGCTCGGCATGACGGCGCGCGCCACGCCGCTGTTCTGCTGGACCGACGACGCGCGCGCCCATTCGCTGCACGAATCGCTCGCGCGGCAGGGCATCTGGACGCGCTTCTTCGCGCAGGCGCCGAGCGTGCGGATCGGCCTGCCCGGCACGAAAGCCGAATGGCAGCGGCTCGCGGACGCGCTCGCGGGCTTCGCGGCCGGGTCAGCTGAATCATCCGCATCCTCCGCATCGGCAAACTGGGCCGAACGGCTCGAATCGTCCGAACCGGCCGGCGGCCGGCCGGCGCGCTGA
- a CDS encoding cobalamin-binding protein has protein sequence MRAQPNPAAWPRRAARFASGLGLGLALCIGGGAPAAAAAVSVIDDAGRTVMLAAPARRVISVAPHATELLYAAGGGGAMVGAVAYSDYPAAARSLPRVGDNRSLDLERIAALKPDLIVVWRHGNAERQTTQLQALGIPVYVSEPRRLDDVAVSLDRLGRLLGTREVADAAADAYRRRIAALRARYAARPPVDVFLQIWDRPLMTLNGTEIVSDVLRLCGGRNVFAALKPAAPTVNDEAVLAANPEAIVATAQGATASGAALPSLARWQRWPRLTAVARGNLFAIDGDLLTRPTPRLALGAEQVCRDLETARSRRP, from the coding sequence ATGCGCGCGCAACCGAATCCGGCGGCATGGCCGCGTCGCGCGGCGCGCTTCGCGAGCGGCCTCGGGCTTGGCCTCGCGCTGTGTATCGGCGGCGGCGCGCCAGCGGCAGCGGCGGCCGTCTCCGTGATCGACGACGCAGGCCGCACCGTCATGCTCGCCGCGCCGGCCCGGCGCGTGATCAGCGTCGCGCCGCACGCGACCGAGCTGCTCTACGCGGCGGGCGGCGGCGGCGCGATGGTCGGCGCGGTCGCCTACAGCGACTATCCCGCCGCCGCGCGCTCGCTGCCGCGCGTCGGCGACAACCGCTCGCTCGATCTCGAACGCATCGCGGCGCTGAAGCCCGACCTGATCGTGGTCTGGCGCCACGGCAACGCCGAGCGCCAGACCACGCAGCTGCAGGCGCTCGGCATCCCCGTCTACGTCAGCGAGCCGCGGCGGCTCGACGACGTGGCCGTGTCGCTCGACCGGCTCGGCCGGCTGCTCGGCACGCGCGAGGTGGCCGACGCGGCGGCCGACGCCTACCGGCGGCGCATCGCGGCGCTGCGCGCACGCTATGCCGCGCGGCCGCCCGTCGACGTGTTCCTGCAGATCTGGGACCGGCCGCTGATGACGCTGAACGGCACCGAGATCGTCAGCGACGTGCTGCGCCTGTGCGGCGGGCGCAACGTGTTCGCGGCGCTGAAGCCGGCGGCGCCGACCGTGAACGACGAAGCGGTGCTGGCCGCGAATCCCGAGGCGATCGTCGCGACCGCGCAGGGCGCCACCGCCAGCGGCGCGGCGCTGCCGAGCCTCGCGCGCTGGCAGCGCTGGCCACGGCTGACGGCGGTCGCGCGCGGCAACCTGTTCGCGATCGACGGCGATCTGCTGACGCGGCCGACGCCGCGCCTCGCGCTCGGCGCCGAACAGGTGTGCCGCGATCTGGAGACGGCGCGCTCGCGGCGGCCCTGA
- the cobC gene encoding alpha-ribazole phosphatase, which produces MDVVLIRHPAPAVAAGVCYGATDLPLAGDAAAAAAELLGRLRADGLAVPDEIITSPLRRCAAVAEALGASLRVAVRGEPRLREIDFGAWEMRSWDEIGPAALDRWQADLMGAREHGGESAAQFVARVVPAAASLERGAGAPPVIGVTHAGVIRVLASHWLGVPLASLLMRPIAYGGRVGFERDARGWRLRCWDEAVG; this is translated from the coding sequence ATGGACGTCGTCCTGATCCGGCATCCGGCGCCGGCCGTCGCGGCGGGCGTCTGCTACGGCGCGACCGACCTGCCGCTCGCGGGCGACGCGGCGGCTGCCGCGGCCGAGTTGCTCGGGCGCCTGCGCGCCGACGGGCTCGCGGTGCCGGACGAGATCATCACGAGCCCGCTGCGGCGCTGCGCGGCCGTGGCGGAGGCGCTCGGCGCGTCGCTGCGGGTGGCGGTGCGCGGCGAGCCGCGGCTGCGCGAGATCGACTTCGGCGCGTGGGAAATGCGCAGCTGGGACGAGATCGGCCCGGCCGCGCTCGACCGCTGGCAGGCCGACCTGATGGGCGCGCGCGAGCACGGCGGCGAGAGCGCGGCGCAGTTCGTCGCGCGCGTGGTGCCGGCCGCCGCCTCGCTCGAGCGCGGTGCCGGCGCGCCGCCCGTGATCGGCGTCACGCATGCCGGCGTGATTCGCGTGCTTGCCTCGCATTGGCTCGGCGTGCCGCTCGCCAGCTTGCTGATGCGCCCGATCGCTTATGGCGGACGGGTTGGATTCGAGCGCGACGCGCGGGGCTGGCGATTGCGGTGCTGGGACGAGGCGGTGGGATGA
- a CDS encoding adenosylcobinamide-GDP ribazoletransferase yields MRWSAEFRYFFVALGYFTRVPVPRRIGYAAGDLDHAARYFPLVGVGVGALAAAVYLAAARVWPAGVAVLLSMAATLVATGAFHEDGLADSCDGFGGGYTRDDVLRIMRDSRIGTFGAVALVVSLALKWQALAALPPLRAAWTLLAAHAASRVGAVSLLVTLDYVREEGKARPVARRMPARAFAFAALCGLPWLFCPGWPDWRPGLVALAVLLLARAGIARYLRRRLGGYTGDCLGFAQQVCELAIYLTVLGWTSS; encoded by the coding sequence ATGCGCTGGTCCGCCGAATTCCGCTATTTCTTCGTCGCGCTCGGCTATTTCACGCGCGTGCCGGTCCCGCGGCGGATCGGCTACGCGGCCGGCGACCTCGATCATGCGGCGCGCTATTTTCCGCTGGTCGGGGTGGGCGTCGGCGCGCTCGCGGCGGCCGTCTATCTGGCCGCCGCGCGGGTCTGGCCGGCCGGCGTCGCGGTGCTGCTGTCGATGGCGGCCACGCTGGTCGCGACCGGCGCGTTCCACGAGGACGGCCTCGCCGACAGCTGCGACGGCTTCGGCGGCGGCTACACGCGCGACGACGTGCTGCGGATCATGCGCGACTCGCGGATCGGCACGTTCGGCGCGGTCGCGCTCGTGGTCTCGCTCGCGCTGAAGTGGCAGGCGCTCGCGGCGCTGCCGCCCTTGCGCGCGGCCTGGACCCTGCTGGCCGCGCATGCGGCGAGCCGCGTCGGCGCGGTGAGCCTGCTCGTCACGCTCGACTACGTGCGCGAGGAAGGCAAGGCCAGGCCGGTGGCGCGGCGCATGCCGGCGCGCGCGTTCGCGTTCGCCGCGCTGTGCGGGCTGCCGTGGTTGTTTTGCCCGGGCTGGCCGGACTGGCGCCCGGGACTCGTCGCCCTGGCCGTGCTGCTGCTGGCGCGGGCCGGCATCGCGCGTTATCTGCGGCGCCGGCTCGGCGGATACACGGGCGATTGCCTCGGCTTCGCGCAGCAGGTCTGTGAACTCGCGATCTATCTGACGGTGCTCGGATGGACGTCGTCCTGA
- the cobT gene encoding nicotinate-nucleotide--dimethylbenzimidazole phosphoribosyltransferase, which yields MNDTYPIPNVDALDDTLTATLQRLIDTKTKPPGSLGKLEALALQLGRIQRSTAPRVERPVTIVFAADHGIAAEGVSPYPQAVTAQMVANFLAGGAAINAFSKVGGCELEIVDAGVATPLPASPALVSVPVAAGTRNFARERAMSDAQLHTALAAGAARVAHHAALGTNVIGCGEMGIANTSAAACLMSRFTGLPLAECVGRGTGLDDRGLAHKRAVLEAALARHADVQTPLEVLAAFGGFEIAMMTGAFLAAAQARMTIVVDGFIASSALLAAVALAPAVRDYCVFSHVSDETGHRRMLDHLGAAPLLALDLRLGEGTGAALALPLLRAAAAFVNEMASFDAAGVANRDDA from the coding sequence ATGAACGATACCTACCCGATCCCGAACGTCGACGCGCTCGACGACACGCTGACGGCGACGCTGCAACGCCTGATCGACACCAAGACCAAGCCGCCCGGCAGCCTTGGCAAGCTCGAAGCGCTCGCGCTGCAACTGGGCCGCATCCAGCGCAGCACCGCGCCGCGCGTCGAGCGGCCCGTGACGATCGTGTTCGCGGCCGACCACGGCATCGCGGCCGAGGGCGTGAGTCCGTATCCGCAGGCCGTGACGGCGCAGATGGTGGCGAACTTCCTGGCCGGCGGCGCGGCGATCAACGCGTTCTCGAAGGTCGGCGGCTGCGAGCTGGAGATCGTCGACGCGGGCGTGGCCACGCCGCTGCCGGCGTCGCCCGCGCTGGTGTCGGTCCCGGTCGCGGCCGGCACGCGCAACTTCGCGCGCGAACGCGCGATGAGTGACGCGCAACTGCATACGGCGCTCGCGGCCGGCGCGGCGCGCGTGGCGCACCATGCCGCGCTCGGCACCAACGTGATCGGCTGCGGCGAGATGGGCATCGCCAACACCTCGGCGGCGGCCTGCCTGATGAGCCGCTTCACGGGGCTGCCGCTCGCCGAATGCGTGGGACGCGGCACCGGTCTCGACGATCGCGGGCTGGCGCACAAGCGAGCGGTGCTGGAGGCCGCGCTCGCACGGCACGCCGACGTGCAGACGCCGCTCGAGGTGCTGGCCGCGTTCGGCGGCTTCGAGATCGCGATGATGACGGGCGCGTTCCTCGCGGCCGCGCAGGCGCGCATGACGATCGTGGTGGACGGCTTCATCGCCAGCTCGGCGCTGCTGGCCGCCGTGGCGCTGGCGCCGGCGGTGCGCGACTACTGCGTCTTCTCGCACGTCTCGGACGAGACTGGCCACCGCCGCATGCTCGACCATCTCGGCGCCGCGCCGCTGCTCGCGCTCGACCTGCGGCTCGGCGAGGGCACGGGCGCCGCGCTCGCGCTGCCGCTGCTGCGCGCGGCGGCAGCGTTCGTCAACGAGATGGCCAGCTTCGATGCGGCCGGCGTCGCGAACCGCGACGACGCGTAA
- a CDS encoding ABC transporter ATP-binding protein — MSDQANLTANPANPADAGSWRACGLRLAAGSRTLVEALSLAFGPGELWCIAGPNGAGKTTLISVLAGLAEPAVGHVEADGRPLRAWRPEALARRRALMAQTHHDAFAASVFDTVLAHRFPHLGGWGWEREADRAAAREALARLDLAALAARNVLTLSGGERQRVALAGVLCQDAPLLLLDEPLAHLDLHHQAGCLDVLVRWLQDAPRSVIFSCHDLNLARRFATHALLLDGRGGALAGPAREVLTAEAASAAFGYPLLLIERDGHEALVPAWPAQPRRGRAAP, encoded by the coding sequence CGGCTCGCGGCCGGCTCGCGCACGCTCGTCGAGGCGCTGTCGCTCGCGTTCGGCCCGGGCGAACTCTGGTGCATCGCCGGCCCGAACGGCGCCGGCAAGACCACGTTGATCTCGGTGCTGGCCGGCCTCGCCGAGCCGGCCGTGGGGCACGTCGAAGCCGACGGTCGGCCGCTCCGCGCATGGCGGCCCGAAGCGCTCGCGCGGCGGCGCGCGCTGATGGCGCAGACGCACCACGACGCGTTCGCGGCCAGCGTGTTCGACACGGTGCTGGCGCACCGCTTCCCGCATCTGGGCGGCTGGGGCTGGGAGCGTGAGGCCGATCGCGCCGCCGCGCGCGAGGCGCTGGCGAGGCTCGATCTGGCGGCGCTCGCGGCGCGCAACGTGCTGACGCTGTCGGGCGGCGAGCGCCAGCGTGTCGCGCTGGCCGGCGTGCTGTGCCAGGATGCGCCGCTGCTGCTGCTCGACGAGCCGCTCGCGCATCTGGACCTGCATCATCAGGCCGGGTGTCTCGACGTGCTCGTGCGCTGGTTGCAGGACGCGCCGCGCAGCGTGATTTTCTCGTGTCACGATCTCAATCTCGCGCGCCGTTTCGCGACCCACGCGCTGCTGCTCGACGGCCGCGGCGGCGCGCTGGCCGGCCCCGCCCGCGAGGTGCTGACGGCCGAGGCCGCGAGTGCCGCGTTCGGCTATCCGCTGCTGCTGATCGAGCGCGACGGCCACGAGGCGCTGGTGCCGGCCTGGCCGGCGCAGCCGCGACGGGGGCGGGCGGCGCCATGA